The following proteins are encoded in a genomic region of Arcobacter cloacae:
- a CDS encoding PLP-dependent transferase, which yields MNKEIFSHIPCGQTLPQNNIHAVSVSMPSLQDVIDYEEQTPEILEKITVAYPRFVMHPYLKLLAKYLKEKYKISDSYEVVLLSSKKAVEVVSSKYFIHNKIEINEPFGVILVQNGTSQLQKVLKFIQHVGYNLSSRLAEDYLYKVGIVSKLHQENLEEKTKAKEILISNLAAAYKQPIKNICLNPSGMNSMYCVLKGLKDIQAKNSRTILVQLGWLYLDTMNIVNHYFEENKIFHDISKLDLLEEFLKKDGLKVSAIVTEIPTNPLVQTVDLDKLKNLCKTYNIPLVIDSTFATAYNLDLNAYADIYVESLTKFACGNADVLMGAIILNETSKISFISQEFFKHSDEPYIKDIQRMAFQIKDYKKRVKQISSNTKKLVQYFKTAPFIDEIFYCLQEKYATNYKKLMIDEESICGIVSVTFKKDFQKVYDSLNFAKGPSLGTEFTLLMPYTYLAHYDLITSKEGNKFLEKISLPINLIRISVGIENIKEIIKEFEKINSI from the coding sequence ATGAATAAAGAGATTTTTAGTCATATTCCTTGCGGACAAACTTTACCACAAAATAATATTCATGCGGTATCTGTATCAATGCCCTCTTTACAAGATGTGATTGACTATGAGGAACAAACCCCTGAAATTTTGGAAAAAATAACTGTTGCATATCCAAGATTTGTGATGCATCCATATTTAAAACTTTTAGCAAAATATTTAAAAGAAAAATACAAAATAAGTGATTCTTACGAAGTAGTTCTTTTAAGTTCAAAAAAAGCTGTAGAGGTTGTAAGTAGTAAATATTTTATCCATAACAAAATAGAAATAAATGAGCCATTTGGGGTTATTTTAGTTCAAAATGGAACTTCTCAGCTTCAAAAAGTTTTAAAATTTATTCAACATGTGGGATACAATCTCTCTTCTAGATTGGCTGAAGATTATTTATATAAAGTTGGAATTGTTTCTAAACTTCATCAAGAAAACTTAGAAGAAAAAACAAAAGCAAAAGAGATTTTAATTTCAAATTTAGCAGCAGCTTACAAACAACCAATAAAAAACATCTGTTTAAATCCTTCTGGTATGAACTCTATGTACTGTGTTTTAAAAGGTTTAAAAGATATTCAAGCAAAAAATTCAAGAACTATTTTAGTTCAATTAGGATGGCTTTATCTTGATACTATGAATATTGTAAATCACTATTTTGAAGAGAACAAAATCTTTCACGATATTTCAAAACTTGATTTATTAGAAGAGTTTTTGAAAAAAGATGGATTAAAAGTATCTGCAATAGTTACAGAAATCCCTACAAATCCACTTGTTCAAACGGTTGATTTAGATAAACTAAAAAATCTTTGTAAAACTTACAATATTCCTTTGGTTATTGATTCAACTTTTGCAACTGCGTATAATTTAGATTTAAATGCTTATGCTGATATTTATGTGGAATCTTTGACAAAATTTGCTTGTGGAAATGCTGATGTTTTAATGGGTGCAATTATTTTAAATGAAACTTCTAAAATCTCTTTTATTTCACAAGAGTTTTTTAAACACAGCGATGAACCATATATAAAAGATATTCAAAGAATGGCTTTTCAAATTAAAGATTATAAAAAAAGAGTAAAACAAATCTCTTCAAATACAAAAAAATTGGTTCAATACTTTAAAACAGCTCCTTTTATTGATGAAATTTTTTATTGTTTACAAGAAAAATATGCAACTAATTATAAAAAATTGATGATAGATGAAGAGTCTATTTGCGGAATTGTTTCTGTTACATTTAAAAAAGATTTTCAAAAAGTTTATGATAGTTTAAACTTTGCAAAAGGTCCAAGCTTGGGGACTGAATTTACTCTTTTGATGCCTTATACTTATTTGGCTCACTATGATTTAATAACTTCAAAAGAGGGAAATAAATTTTTAGAAAAAATTTCACTTCCTATAAATCTTATTAGAATTTCTGTTGGTATTGAAAATATAAAAGAGATAATAAAAGAGTTTGAAAAAATAAATAGTATTTAA
- a CDS encoding c-type cytochrome, with the protein MEQIGMFPLFYFPEIGTAWIMGITGTIHILASHTSVGAALLFAFLAHKAYKEDRPELYEYMKKYGMFLLIFSYVVGSITGPGIWYTATAASPRGISALIHNFVWVWATEWVFFVFEVVGVFALVYFINKIDRKTHLKLTYAFALASVGTLFLIIGIISFMMWPGNDAFYQTGSVSDAFFGLTTFPHLFLRIGFMILMSGVIGLIIASSLSDKELKNELIRKMGITSFIGGFITVICFMWYMTTIPENAKVLLSIYMPDIMTTKVVLVVLFSTYFAIAILKPNFINRPFAIVMLFIIAIFGLWPGEKLRESIRKPYVVGQYVYSNQIMGRDVPGKNIKNEVEIIEKHGLLKVNPWIPDRLKTITPENKLEVGELLTKIACSNCHSLETTGKYRPLLKNFVGQDKEMIKTFMQYSLATGAIPYMPKISLPDEEFDAIAQWIESQLPKEK; encoded by the coding sequence ATGGAACAAATTGGAATGTTTCCACTTTTTTATTTTCCAGAAATCGGCACTGCATGGATTATGGGAATAACAGGGACAATTCATATCTTAGCATCTCACACATCTGTTGGAGCTGCACTATTATTTGCTTTTTTAGCACATAAAGCCTATAAAGAAGATAGACCTGAATTGTATGAATATATGAAAAAATATGGGATGTTTTTACTTATTTTTTCTTATGTGGTAGGTTCAATTACAGGTCCAGGGATTTGGTATACAGCAACAGCTGCTAGTCCTAGAGGAATTAGTGCTTTGATTCATAACTTTGTTTGGGTTTGGGCGACTGAGTGGGTATTTTTCGTGTTTGAAGTAGTTGGGGTTTTTGCACTTGTTTATTTTATCAATAAAATAGATAGAAAAACTCACTTAAAACTCACCTATGCATTTGCATTAGCATCTGTTGGAACACTATTTTTAATCATTGGAATTATTAGTTTTATGATGTGGCCAGGAAACGATGCTTTTTATCAAACAGGTTCTGTTAGTGATGCTTTTTTTGGACTTACAACTTTCCCTCACCTATTCTTAAGAATCGGATTTATGATTTTAATGTCTGGGGTTATTGGACTTATTATTGCCTCATCATTAAGTGATAAAGAGTTAAAAAATGAACTAATAAGAAAAATGGGAATTACAAGTTTTATTGGTGGATTTATAACTGTTATCTGCTTTATGTGGTACATGACTACAATTCCAGAAAATGCAAAAGTGTTATTAAGTATTTATATGCCAGATATTATGACTACAAAAGTCGTTTTAGTAGTATTATTTTCAACTTATTTTGCAATTGCTATTTTAAAACCAAACTTTATAAATAGACCATTTGCTATTGTTATGTTATTTATTATAGCTATTTTTGGATTATGGCCTGGAGAAAAACTAAGAGAAAGTATTAGAAAACCTTATGTTGTTGGACAATATGTTTATAGTAATCAAATTATGGGAAGAGATGTTCCTGGGAAAAATATCAAAAATGAAGTTGAAATTATTGAAAAACATGGTTTATTAAAAGTAAATCCTTGGATTCCAGATAGATTAAAAACAATTACACCTGAAAACAAATTAGAAGTTGGAGAACTTCTTACAAAAATCGCTTGTTCAAATTGTCACTCACTTGAAACTACTGGAAAATATAGACCTCTATTAAAAAATTTTGTTGGTCAAGATAAAGAGATGATAAAAACATTTATGCAATATTCACTAGCAACTGGTGCAATCCCTTATATGCCTAAAATCAGCCTTCCAGATGAAGAGTTTGATGCAATAGCACAATGGATTGAATCACAATTACCAAAGGAGAAATAA